Proteins encoded together in one Gigantopelta aegis isolate Gae_Host chromosome 8, Gae_host_genome, whole genome shotgun sequence window:
- the LOC121379528 gene encoding uncharacterized protein F54H12.2-like, which translates to MASYMNKAEVEAHAEELSIFELPRTFTSVEKIYYEDTRPTSQITTENSPVEFNVYGQGIDYIDLKRTKLHVKAKITKADGSILTKDEKVGPVNLWLQSLWSQVDLTLNGKLITTSTNLYPYKSYLKVLLNGTSTAKESSLQSQLYYKDTSDDIDSSDPITGINSGLINRGALCETSHTVDMEGPLYEDFFDIKRYLINGVNLQIKLFRTRPSFSLLAGEDNPDYKVKIEDVYLRICKVRPNTAIITAHAKTLQDTEAKYPFTRSDIKVASIPKGQLSFTWDHLFQNKCPNKVVVALVSAEAVNGSYTKNPFNFAMYDLDTIALYVNGESLPAQPLHVGNNQYISAYNSLFEGRESIGLDVSREDFSSGYALYQFTLEPYHLKDGYLDLIKRGNLRLDLQFKKALPETVNCLIYSEDNLLLQIDGARNVLYAEP; encoded by the coding sequence GAAGAATTATCTATTTTTGAACTTCCACGTACATTCACTTCGGTGGAAAAAATCTATTATGAGGACACGAGACCCACATCTCAGATCACCACGGAAAACAGTCCTGTGGAGTTTAACGTTTATGGACAAGGCATCGATTACATCGACCTGAAACGTACCAAACTACATGTGAaagccaaaattaccaaagccGATGGCAGCATTTTGACAAAAGATGAAAAGGTGGGACCCGTCAATCTATGGCTCCAGAGTTTGTGGTCTCAAGTGGATCTGACACTCAATGGAAAACTCATCACCACCTCGACCAATCTGTATCCATACAAGAGCTATCTTAAAGTGTTGTTGAATGGCACGTCCACAGCTAAGGAATCGTCTCTGCAATCCCAACTGTACTACAAAGACACGTCTGATGATATAGACAGTTCAGACCCGATAACGGGCATCAATTCGGGACTTATTAACAGAGGTGCTTTATGTGAAACCAGTCACACCGTGGATATGGAAGGACCGCTGTATGAAGACTTTTTCGACATCAAACGTTATCTCATCAATGGCGTCAATCTACAGATCAAACTGTTTCGGACCAGGCCTTCCTTCAGTTTGTTGGCAGGAGAAGATAATCCTGATTACAAAGTCAAGATCGAAGACGTATACCTCAGAATCTGCAAAGTGCGACCCAATACGGCCATCATCACGGCCCATGCCAAAACACTGCAGGACACTGAAGCCAAATATCCTTTCACAAGGAGCGACATCAAAGTGGCCTCTATACCCAAGGGACAACTGAGTTTCACCTGGGATCACctgtttcaaaataaatgtcCCAACAAAGTTGTGGTGGCACTGGTCTCTGCCGAAGCAGTGAATGGCAGTTACACCAAAAATCCATTCAATTTTGCCATGTACGATCTGGACACGATTGCCTTGTATGTGAATGGTGAATCCTTACCGGCTCAACCTCTGCACGTAGGCAATAATCAGTACATCTCGGCCTACAACAGTCTGTTTGAAGGAAGAGAATCCATAGGACTGGACGTGTCTAGAGAGGATTTCTCAAGTGGATATGCTCTCTATCAATTCACCTTGGAACCTTACCACTTGAAGGACGGATACCTGGATCTTATAAAAAGGGGTAATCTTAGACTGGACTTACAGTTTAAAAAAGCCTTGCCAGAAACGGTCAACTGTTTGATCTACTCGGAAGACAACCTTCTGCTTCAAATCGACGGAGCCAGGAACGTCTTGTATGCAGAACCATGA